GCTTGCGCACAAAAGCGCCGATACGCTGCTGCTTGTAGGCGTCCACGTCCACCTCACGGTAATCGTAGAAACCCTGGCCGTCGCGCAAGCCGTTGCGGCCGTTTTGCATGTTGTCGGCGATCACCTGCGGCGACTCGAAACGCGGCGCCAGCGCGCCACTGAGGTAGCGCGAGGCGTGATAGAGAATGTCGCCACCGCCCCAGTCAATGAACTCAAGCAGGCCCAGCACCGAGAAGCGCAAACCGAAACCGACGCGCACCGCCGTGTCGATATCTTCCGCGCTGGCCACGCCCTCTTCCACCATCCGAGCGGCTTCGTTCATCGCCAGTGCCTGGATGCGCGGCACGATATAGCCAGCCACCGGATTGCAAACCACCGGCACTTTGCCAATCCGCTTGAGCAGTTGCAGCAGCCGCTCGACCACCTGCGGGCAGGTGGCGTCGCTGCGACTGACTTCCACCAGCGGCATCAGGTACGCCGGATTCAGCCAATGCGCATTCACGAAGCGTTGCGGCTCGCTGACCATTTCGCTCAACTCGGTGACGAGAAAGGTCGAAGTCGTCGAGGCAATGATGGTCGACGCCGCGACATGCTCGCTGACCCAGGCGAAAGTCTCCTGCTTGACCGCGATGATTTCCGGCACGGCCTCGAACGCCAGGTCGCACAGACGCAATGCGTCTGCGGCCTGGGAACGCGATTGCAGCGTCAAGCGGGAAAGCGCAGTGTCCGCCTGTTCCGGCTGGAGCTTGCCAAGGCGCACCAGCATCTGCAGTTCACTGCGGATGTTGTTGCGCACTCGCTCGAAGTAGCCGTGCCGCTCATCCTCGGCGCGATCCTTGATATCGATGAGGGTGACCGGCAGGCCTGCGTGGATGAAGGCCAGAGCAATGCCCTCGCCCATCCTCCCGGCTCCGACCACGCTGACTTGCGGCAGCGCGGCGTTCATCGGCTGCAACCCTGGGTCAGGAGCTCGGTCATCTGCGCCCGATCAAGTCCGGCCAGTCCGAGATTTTCCAACGTGCGGCCCTCGGCGTAGAGATCACGACCGGCGACGACCGAGGCAATGCTCAGCAAGCCCTGGGCAACCGGGGTTGGCACACCGGCCCAGCGGCCGACGGACACCAGGAAAGACAGGCCCAGGCGAGTGTCTTCGAGCATGTAGCGATGCTTTTGCAGATCGATGTCTTCGCGCCAGTCGCCGCTGTCGGTCAGCTTGCCGTGGGCGCCGCGACCGTACATCCACTCCTCGCCTTCGCTGCTGTTGTAGTGATCGGCCAAGGGGAAGTGCGGTGCGCCGTAGGTCAGTGCTTCGCGCACGGCCATGCGCTCGGCATCCAACTGGTTGGTGACGCGGCGAATCGACGGTTGAGTGCCTTCGTTATGAATGTCCCAAGCCTCGAAATGCTCCAGGGGCCCGGCGTTCATCATAATCAGCGGCGGATGAATGATGGGGCCTGCGTTCATCAACGCGCCACTGAGGGCATCTTCAATCGGTTCGACGCTCGGATAGGCTTCGCGCAGCACTGAGAACGCGTGCTCGGACAGGTTGCTCGGGAACACGCCGGTCGGCAGGCGGGTGGCGTAGCAACTGATCACCAGGTCGCTGGCGCCATGCTTGCGCACCAGATACGGCAGCGTACCGGTTTCAGCGAAGGCGACCTTGCTCCGGTTGCCCGCCTCGGCCATGGCCTTGGCGAACACGTAGCTGCCGAACGTGCCCGGTGGCAGAAACACCACCTGACCGTCGTGCAAGTGCGGCGCAACGTGTTTGGCCAGGTCTTCGTGGGACGTCGACGGCAGCGGGATGATGACCAGTTGCGCGTCGCCCAGGGCTTCGGCCAGATTGTCGGTCAGCGACAGCTTGTCGCCCGCCTTGCCGACAGACAACTGCCGAGTGCCCTTGTAGTCCTTGATGGTCAGGCTGCCGATGGCCAGCAGTTCCTTGAGTGCTGCGCTGTCGCGACGCCACAGGCGGGTCTGATGCCCCTTTTCAGCCATTTCGACAGCAGCGGCATAACAGCCGTGTCCACCACCCAGCACTGTAATTTTCATGGAGTCACTCCTCTTGTAAGTGACTCGATGCTATCGACCTGAACTGCTACGGACTCACCCGATTGCGCAGCCGAGTGACAGATTACGCAGAAGTCTCAATGCTTCAGTCGTCGCAGAGTCTCCGACGGCAAGCAGCCGTAGCGTTGCCGATAAGCGCTGGAAAAATGCCCGAAGCTGTTGATGCCGTGACGCAACAGGATGTCGGTGACAGTTTCATCGACACTGCTCTGCTTCAGCGATTCATGGATCACTGCCAACCGACGGTCACGGATGTATTCGACCGGCGCTTGCTGGAGAAACTGCTTGAAGCCGTTCTGCAAGGTGCGCACCGAAACGCCACAGAGCTCGCTCAGGGTCGTCAGGCTGATCGGCTCGTCGAGATGTTCCTCGATGTAGTCACGGGCCTTCTTCACGTGGTGCGGCAGCGGCGCGCGGGAATCGATCAGAAGTTCCGCCGAGTAATTGTGCGGTAACTGGGTGAGCAACAGTTGCATCAAGTATTCGGACAGCCCGCTGGCAATACGCGAACCGTCCACGCCATCGCCGTATAGCCGGCAGATGTAGTCCAGGGTGTGATAGAGGCTGACGACGCCGGCGCCCAAATGATCGACGCTGACATCAAAGATCACTGACTGGCGCAGGCTGCGGCCGAGCAAGCGTTGAAGTTGCGTCTCCAGGGCATCACGGTCGATGCGCAGGATCAGGTTGCGGCACTCGCCATCGGTGACGATGCGACTTGTCGCGAACGGCGAGGAAACGCTCAGGCAGCCCGGCTGCATCGCCGCACTGCGCCGTCCGTGCGCCACCTCGCAGTGTCCCTGCAAGGTAATGCGGAACAGGTATTGATCGGCAATGTCGCCGATGTTGATTTCCACTGGTGCACCGTAGCGCAAGTCCAGCAGTGCCGAATCGCCGAAGAACACACCGTTGAGTCGGGTGTAAATCGGTTCGTCACGCAGGACGTTGAAGTTGTGCGGGCACAGGTAATGGCTGACCTTGTCCTTGATCTCGCGGTAATCGGCCGAGCTGAGCAGGCTGTGCCGTTCCAGCAGGTGTACGTCATTCAACATCGGAGGTTCTCCTGACCTGAAGCGGAGCGGCCCCGCTGCGTGGAAACGGAGCGAGGCCGAAGTACTTACGATGGACGCTGGGTGTCACGCCTGGGTCGGGTACTCACGGGCATAGCTTTCGCGGAATCGACGGCAACCACGCCACAGCAAGAGCACCGTCAATGCAGACGCACCCGCGATCACCAGCGACATCGACGAGCCTACAGCAGCTGGCGAACCGAAATAACGGTCAGTCAACAGCGCCACCAACGTGGTCCCCAGGCCCAAGCCCAGGAGATTGCTGATCAGCAGGAACACCGCCGAAACCTGCGCACGCACCTGGTTCGGCGCGAGGATCTGCATGGCCGCCGTGGACGCCGGCATCGGGAACGAAGCGAAGAACATCGCCGGCACCAGCAGCGTCACCGACAACCACAGTTGATCGGCTTGAGGAAACAGCACGGCCGGCACCGCCATGCCCAGTGCACCGATCACGCCGGTGCGCATCGCGGCATCCTGATGACCTTTCTTGGCCAGGTAATCGGTCAGCCAACCACCGAACAGCACCCCGGCGGTGTTGGCCAGCAACAGCACGGTGCCGAGCATGTATCCCGCCTCCATCGGCGTCAGGCCGAACTTGCGGATGTACAGCGCCGGGCTCCAGCTCATCATGCAGAACAGCACCATGGCGTAGAACGAAAAACCCAGGTAATGGCAGGCGAAGGTGGCACGGTGGCGGCCGAGGAAACGCAAGCCATCGCTCATCGCGACCTTCTTCGCCCGGCCTTGTGCATCAACCTGCAAGCCTTTGCGCGCCGGGTCGCGCACGGTGAGCCAGATCAGCAGGCCGACCACAATGCCAGGCAAGCCAACAATGAAGAACGCCAGTTGCCAGGCCTTCATCGCGCCAAGAAAGGCGACCTCAATGGTGTTCATGTCCTTGAGCATCGCGATCACATAGCCGCCCACCAGGAACGCCAGACCGCCACCGACGAACGAGCCGATCGAGTAGATGCCTACTGCGCGACCGAGTTTCTCCTTGGGGAACATGTCGCTGAACATCGAGTAGGCCGAGGGCGACAGGGCCGCTTCGCCGACACCCACGCCAATGCGCGCGAGGAACATGTGCAGGAAGTTCTTGCTCAAGCCGCAGGCTGCCGTCGCCAGGCTCCAGAACACCACGCCGACGGCGATGATCTTCGGTCGCGAGAAGCGGTCAGCCAGATAAGCGATCGGCATGCCCATGAAGGCGTAGAACAACGAAAACGCCAGCCCGTGCAACAAGCTGAACTGGGTGTCACTGATCTGCAGGTCGGCTTTGATCGGCTCGATCATCAGCGCGAGGATCTGCCGGTCCACAAATGAAAAAATGTAGGCGACCATGCACAGGGCCACCACGTACCACTCGTAAAGGTAGGTTTTCTTTTTCTGCTGTTGCAGGACCGCGTTATCGACCTGGATATTCACTCGTGCTAGCTCCTCTTGGAATCCGCTCATGCGCGCAGCGCGCCGGGTAACGGTGCACATGTCACCGACTGGGAAGTTGCGGGGCAGATGTAAAGGACAATGGGTTTGAACATGGTCAGGCCTCTTATTGTTATAGGGTCAATCGCTGGATGAGTCGGGTTTACCAGAACTTCCAGGTGTAGGTCGTGGCGACACGGAATTCGTTGTAGTCGTAGCCAAACTTCTGTTTCACATCGATGTTGCGCAGGTCCATTCCGAGGCCTTGCAGCGGACCACTCTGCACCACGTAGTTCAGGCCCAGGTAACGTTCGCTTTCCTCGTTGTCGCTAAGGTTGCCACCGCGATCCCAGTTGGTGCCCTTGGTGTAGCGGGTGTAGAACTTCAGACCCGGCATGCCCATCCCCGCAAAGTCATAGCCATAGCGCGCCGACCAGGATTTTTCATCCGGGCGGACAAAACCCAGGGACGACCAGTGCACCAGGTAAGGTTGCGGGATATACCCGTTCATCGTCGGGAATACGCTGTCGCCGAGCATGCGCTGGTAACTGAGGCCAAACATGTGTGCACCTTTGAGCAAGGTGAACAAGGCACCGTAGGAACGGTTATCAATCTCACCGTTCAAGGCATTGCCATCTTCATTGTTATTGAAGTAGCGCAAGTCGGTTTTAAGTTTGTAGCCGTTACCCAAATCAGCCATGTGCATCAGGCCGAAATAGTGCTGCTGATAAATGTCGTGCAACACGCCATAGAAATAACTGGCTTGCAGGTTTTTGCTGATGTCGTAAGTCACGCCACCAAAGTCCAGGCCATCACTGTCGAGATTATCGGTGGAGCCAAACTTGTACAGCTTTTCGTGGTT
The Pseudomonas sp. MYb327 DNA segment above includes these coding regions:
- a CDS encoding 3-hydroxybutyryl-CoA dehydrogenase — protein: MNAALPQVSVVGAGRMGEGIALAFIHAGLPVTLIDIKDRAEDERHGYFERVRNNIRSELQMLVRLGKLQPEQADTALSRLTLQSRSQAADALRLCDLAFEAVPEIIAVKQETFAWVSEHVAASTIIASTTSTFLVTELSEMVSEPQRFVNAHWLNPAYLMPLVEVSRSDATCPQVVERLLQLLKRIGKVPVVCNPVAGYIVPRIQALAMNEAARMVEEGVASAEDIDTAVRVGFGLRFSVLGLLEFIDWGGGDILYHASRYLSGALAPRFESPQVIADNMQNGRNGLRDGQGFYDYREVDVDAYKQQRIGAFVRKLELSGLTPEFDGALRQD
- a CDS encoding NAD/NADP octopine/nopaline dehydrogenase family protein; this encodes MKITVLGGGHGCYAAAVEMAEKGHQTRLWRRDSAALKELLAIGSLTIKDYKGTRQLSVGKAGDKLSLTDNLAEALGDAQLVIIPLPSTSHEDLAKHVAPHLHDGQVVFLPPGTFGSYVFAKAMAEAGNRSKVAFAETGTLPYLVRKHGASDLVISCYATRLPTGVFPSNLSEHAFSVLREAYPSVEPIEDALSGALMNAGPIIHPPLIMMNAGPLEHFEAWDIHNEGTQPSIRRVTNQLDAERMAVREALTYGAPHFPLADHYNSSEGEEWMYGRGAHGKLTDSGDWREDIDLQKHRYMLEDTRLGLSFLVSVGRWAGVPTPVAQGLLSIASVVAGRDLYAEGRTLENLGLAGLDRAQMTELLTQGCSR
- a CDS encoding AraC family transcriptional regulator, coding for MLNDVHLLERHSLLSSADYREIKDKVSHYLCPHNFNVLRDEPIYTRLNGVFFGDSALLDLRYGAPVEINIGDIADQYLFRITLQGHCEVAHGRRSAAMQPGCLSVSSPFATSRIVTDGECRNLILRIDRDALETQLQRLLGRSLRQSVIFDVSVDHLGAGVVSLYHTLDYICRLYGDGVDGSRIASGLSEYLMQLLLTQLPHNYSAELLIDSRAPLPHHVKKARDYIEEHLDEPISLTTLSELCGVSVRTLQNGFKQFLQQAPVEYIRDRRLAVIHESLKQSSVDETVTDILLRHGINSFGHFSSAYRQRYGCLPSETLRRLKH
- a CDS encoding MFS transporter, with protein sequence MNIQVDNAVLQQQKKKTYLYEWYVVALCMVAYIFSFVDRQILALMIEPIKADLQISDTQFSLLHGLAFSLFYAFMGMPIAYLADRFSRPKIIAVGVVFWSLATAACGLSKNFLHMFLARIGVGVGEAALSPSAYSMFSDMFPKEKLGRAVGIYSIGSFVGGGLAFLVGGYVIAMLKDMNTIEVAFLGAMKAWQLAFFIVGLPGIVVGLLIWLTVRDPARKGLQVDAQGRAKKVAMSDGLRFLGRHRATFACHYLGFSFYAMVLFCMMSWSPALYIRKFGLTPMEAGYMLGTVLLLANTAGVLFGGWLTDYLAKKGHQDAAMRTGVIGALGMAVPAVLFPQADQLWLSVTLLVPAMFFASFPMPASTAAMQILAPNQVRAQVSAVFLLISNLLGLGLGTTLVALLTDRYFGSPAAVGSSMSLVIAGASALTVLLLWRGCRRFRESYAREYPTQA
- a CDS encoding OprD family outer membrane porin — encoded protein: MLQVKQTCRGLRIASALGMMCSPLAAYADVIDDSHFKVDTRNFYLHRNYTNTDAPVSEVHSWSQGFDAQFTSGYTDTALAIGLDVDAQYAVRLDSSGNDGSLPYSVTDQQTADDYSRAGATFKMRYSKTELKVGDLRPQLPVAFDDPSRQLDTIYQGAVVESKEVDKLTLTGGRFWSAVTRESSNHEKLYKFGSTDNLDSDGLDFGGVTYDISKNLQASYFYGVLHDIYQQHYFGLMHMADLGNGYKLKTDLRYFNNNEDGNALNGEIDNRSYGALFTLLKGAHMFGLSYQRMLGDSVFPTMNGYIPQPYLVHWSSLGFVRPDEKSWSARYGYDFAGMGMPGLKFYTRYTKGTNWDRGGNLSDNEESERYLGLNYVVQSGPLQGLGMDLRNIDVKQKFGYDYNEFRVATTYTWKFW